One Dictyostelium discoideum AX4 chromosome 3 chromosome, whole genome shotgun sequence genomic region harbors:
- a CDS encoding hypothetical protein (Slime mold (D.discoideum) transposon DIRS-1, complete, clone SB41) → MTRSLCKVEKLKGLIITTDSIKGPVINAKEQRSGVVSILELTSLDDTNSQVCPVRHLATYLRASKGKRKPHSGDSVFIKNEGEPLLVNDINSIVLSTLSKSGIDIVKFKSHSTRSAMASLLLSNNFSFHVVKKMGRWKSNDTVDTFYDKRIIGEKSGGFLNTVVQIS, encoded by the coding sequence ATGACTCGATCATTGTGTAAGGTCGAAAAACTGAAAGGTCTCATTATTACTACTGACTCAATTAAAGGTCCAGTTATTAATGCTAAAGAACAAAGAAGTGGTGTTGTTTCAATATTAGAATTAACATCGTTAGATGATACAAACTCTCAAGTATGCCCTGTTCGCCACCTTGCAACATACCTTAGAGCCTCTAAAGGAAAAAGAAAGCCCCATTCGGGTGACTCTGTCTTTATTAAGAATGAGGGTGAACCGCTTCTAGTTAATGATATTAACTCAATTGTACTATCAACACTCTCAAAGTCAGGTATTGATATTGTCAAGTTCAAATCTCACTCTACCCGTTCCGCTATGGCTTCTTTGCTGTTGTCCAATAACTTTTCGTTCCACGTTGTTAAGAAGATGGGTCGTTGGAAATCAAATGATACTGTAGATACCTTCTACGATAAAAGAATCATTGGTGAAAAATCTGGTGGTTTCTTAAATACTGTCGTCCAAAtttcataa
- the carD gene encoding G-protein-coupled receptor — MKVLQEINLTYSILVIADFSSIFGCLLVLIAFKKLKLLRNHITRVIACFCVSSLLKDIISTGLTLSLGPQNEAGSTSFQCYLYAITITYGSLACWLWTLCLAFSIYNLIVKREPEPEKYEKFYHGVCWTIPLICVIVMLAKKTIEPVGNWCWISEKYVGYRFGLFYGPFFAIWIISAVLVGLTSRYTYSVIRNSVSDNKDKHMTYQFKLINYIIVFLLCWVFAIVNRILNGLGYYPTLPNILHTYFSVSHGFFASVTFIYNNPLMWRYWGSKIFLIFAKFGYFVELQRRLDRNKNNNNPSPILNSYAATVYHSSTIESLSLQHNNDISNDNQQQQQQQQTPQQPQQQFQQQQSPTVIEMQNLKQDQNIENNEQNENCYNTIDTNIEINTNKLNDNSFEITQPSNDLNTIENNNNYNNNNNNNNNNSLVIEKEKDEREKKDNKF; from the exons atgaaagtaTTACAAGAGATTAATCTTACATATAGTATATTGGTTATTGCCGATTTTTCATCAATATTTGGATgtttattagttttaatagcatttaaaaaattaaaacttctTCGTAATCATATTACACGTGTTATTGCATGTTTTTGtgtatcatcattattaaaagatataatatCAACAGGACTCACTCTTTCATTAGGTCCACAAAATGAAGCTGGTTCAACATCTTTCCAATGTTATTTATATGCAATAACTATTACATATGGTTCATTAGCTTGTTGGTTATGGACATTATGTTTag CATTCagtatttataatttaattgttaaaaGAGAACCGGAACCAGAGaaatatgaaaaattttatcatGGAGTTTGTTGGACCATACCATTAATTTGTGTAATTGTTATGTTAGCAAAGAAAACAATTGAACCAGTTGGTAATTGGTGTTGGATTAGTGAGAAATATGTTGGATATAGATTTGGGTTATTTTACGGACCATTCTTTGCAATTTGGATAATATCAGCAGTATTGGTTGGTTTAACATCCAGATACACCTATTCAGTGATTAGAAATAGTGTAAGTGATAACAAGGATAAACATATGACCTaccaattcaaattaatcaattatatCATTGTTTTCCTCCTATGTTGGGTATTTGCAATTGTTAATAGAATTTTAAATGGACTTGGTTATTACCCAACCCTTCCAAATATTCTACATACCTATTTCAGTGTATCACATGGCTTCTTTGCTTCGGTCAcctttatttataataatccaTTAATGTGGAGATATTGGGgttcaaaaatatttttaatatttgcaAAGTTTGGTTACTTTGTTGAACTACAAAGAAGATTagatagaaataaaaataataataatccatctccaattttaaattcatatgCTGCAACAGTTTATCATTCTTCaacaattgaatcattatcattacaacataataatgatatttcaaatgataatcaacaacaacaacaacaacaacaaacaccccaacaacctcaacaacaatttcaacaacaacaatcaccaacTGTAATTGAAAtgcaaaatttaaaacaggatcaaaatattgaaaataatgaacaaaatgaaaattgttataatacaattgatacaaatatagaaattaatacaaataaattaaatgataattcttttgaaataACGCAAccttcaaatgatttaaatactattgaaaataataataactataataataataataataacaataataataattcattagtaatagaaaaggaaaaagatgaaagagaaaaaaaagataataagttttga
- the rsmG gene encoding small GTPase has product MRKIINCGILGAAKTGKSSIINMFMNSYFEDSYIPTIENKCNKLYSYKNKLYTICCNDTAGQEEYNCLVPDTISNVQCFIIVYSLNDRESIDKIQVYKDLIKSNFKSSNIMPPIILVANKSDLKNQISKNEVLELSKVFDAPTIITSSKNLSSVCSIFHLLIETIENKEKQIIKNCKEYKKVLRNLNQKNKIIKLFNKFIKI; this is encoded by the coding sequence atgagaaaaattataaattgtgGAATTTTGGGAGCAGCAAAAACTGGAAaatcatcaataattaatatgtTTATGAATTCATATTTTGAAGATTCATATATACCGacaatagaaaataaatgtaataaattatattcatacaaaaataaattatatacaATTTGTTGTAACGATACAGCTGGTCAAGAGGAATATAATTGTTTGGTACCAGATACGATTTCAAATGTACAATGttttataattgtttattctttaaatgaTAGAGAATCAATAGACAAAATTCAAGtttataaagatttaataaaatcaaattttaaatcaagtaATATTATGCCACCAATAATATTGGTTGCAAATAAATCtgatttgaaaaatcaaatttcaaaaaatgaagTTTTGGAATTATCAAAAGTATTTGATGCACCAACAATAATTACATCttctaaaaatttatcatcagtttgttcaatttttcatttattaattgaaacaattgaaaataaagaaaaacaaataattaaaaattgtaaagaatataaaaaagttttaagaaatttaaatcaaaaaaacaaaataattaaattatttaataaatttataaaaatttaa
- a CDS encoding immunoglobulin E-set domain-containing protein, translated as MNNLKYFIIFLIFIFINIIKCELIDYIPIIKEFQINKEYIKIKTDINNAYYSNWTLYSDIEFSKPTITIGFDCKIVNDIYRECTFESSKYKNQLNAHSIDACLVTNQINNQGSSSKCGIILIESVHPYPIISNLILTNDGILKLNGYYLNFDTNFILWTGNNTDEILILNSNTLINENEINFKIPKSTINLLTNTQLYLVINWNYNKSLPINLILNNNNNNNKKQNDKLININNNNNNNNIEILSLNKELSSLLIKNGKLIINGNNLKGNFSVQVGEKYCSNVRILNSNLIEATLPDGVHDGKLIPVKVYLNNILINSVENKLQFSYQLPDIKSIKGLSRDGGVITIYGLHFNLDIIVLIGDEQCSSSIINFKKVSYDTIGIINNNNNNNNNKNNNNDNNNDNSNKILFDELTCYIGPIHNETLEYTFVKLMNNKGYIYIEKKIFYQKSINQLIENHNHRNSIQNEINPNQKEEDFTKFTNSVNNQVDKEYPITSAMSAFYTLTNISVLVFIISLFIILLKRKSIIPKLYNKNK; from the coding sequence atgaataatttaaaatattttataatttttttaatatttatatttattaatattataaaatgtgaattaattgattatatacctataataaaagaatttcaaattaataaagaatatattaaaataaaaacagaTATAAATAATGCTTATTATAGTAATTGGACACTTTATAGtgatattgaattttcaaaaccaacaataacaattgGTTTTGATTGTAAAATAGTGAATGATATCTATAGAGAATGTACTTTTGAATCaagtaaatataaaaatcaattaaatgcACATTCAATTGACGCATGTTTAGtaacaaatcaaatcaataatcaaggtagtagtagtaaatgtggtattatattaattgaatcagtTCATCCATATCcaataatatcaaatttaattttaacaaatgatggtattttaaaattaaatgggtattatttaaatttcgaTACAAATTTCATATTATGGACTGGGAATAATActgatgaaattttaatattaaattctaaTACTTTAATAAacgaaaatgaaattaattttaaaataccaaaatcaacaataaatttattaaccaATACTCAATTATATTTAGTAATTAATTggaattataataaatcattaccaattaatttaattttaaataataataataataataataaaaaacaaaatgataaattaattaatattaataataataataacaataataatattgaaatattaagtttaaataaagaattatcatcattattaataaagaatGGAAAGTTGATAATTAATGGTAACAATttaaaaggtaatttttCAGTACAAGTTGGTGAAAAGTATTGTTCAAATGtaagaattttaaattcaaatttaattgaagcaACATTACCAGATGGTGTACATGATGGAAAATTAATTCCAGTAAaagtatatttaaataatatattaataaattctgttgaaaataaattacaattttcatACCAATTACCagatataaaatcaattaaaggtTTATCAAGAGATGGTGGAGTAATTACAATTTATGGTTTACATTTTAATTTAGatataatagttttaattggtgatgaaCAATgttcatcatcaattattaattttaaaaaggtaTCATACGATACCATAggtataataaataataataataacaataataataataaaaataataataatgataataataatgataatagtaataaaattttatttgatgaattaaCATGTTATATTGGTCCAATTCATAATGAAACACTAGAATACACATTTGTAAAGTTAATGAATAATAAgggatatatatatattgaaaaaaaaatattttatcaaaaatcaataaatcaattaattgaaaatcataATCATCGTAATTCAatacaaaatgaaattaatccaaatcaaaaagaagaggattttacaaaatttacaaattcagTCAATAATCAAGTTGATAAAGAATATCCAATTACTTCAGCAATGTCTGCTTTTTATACATTAACAAATATATctgttttagtttttataatttctttatttattatactattaaaaagaaaatcaataattccaaaattatataataaaaataaataa